Proteins from a genomic interval of Benincasa hispida cultivar B227 chromosome 7, ASM972705v1, whole genome shotgun sequence:
- the LOC120081528 gene encoding uncharacterized protein LOC120081528 isoform X2, whose translation MAATGRRERSSHLTEHPVIIELGSSKHSEGTGGEGVSFSPTEQLGYGSSSSINLLEISDLAQVGSNVDRPEADTICFGNPGRGMYQLQFKDDDSDVSSVCSSKSEKSSGSQGPTSASQVSDFTLESGGNFMSPTQSPPLQMMDRVGGYESYDPFRIPSAVFQRSRSITPLEWSIASNESLFSIHVGNNSFSRDHALMSSELSKSDELTKSGELMKSDDLFVFSPPPAVITSRETEVKSAECEEEPKMADTIEYNIEDKEGLIAEDLSDRNLPPPAVSWNSSSKSRHSDRSQSSSDSFAFPILADKEAQGGTVPVHAKFQGTPVSSKSTAKCWFPCCSCSCFKFSCCSCSCFKWCCCLCSCYKSSICSCSCCKWSCGSCSCSSCCKQNLCSSSSCWTWSCCSSCHFRHCCHFHPHCHIYPCHFCR comes from the exons ATGGCAGCGACGGGTAGACGTGAAAGAAGTTCACATTTAACAGAACACCCGGTTATAATAGAGTTAGGTAGTAGTAAACATTCTGAAGGTACTGGAGGGGAAGGCGTTTCATTTTCCCCAACCGAACAGCTGGGATATGGGTCTTCATCGTCTATAAATTTGTTGGAAATATCAGATCTCGCTCAAGTTGGTTCAAATGTTGACCGACCTGAAGCAGATACGATTTGCTTCGGAAATCCCGGTCGTGGTATGTACCAGCTTCAATTTAAAGATGATGATAGCGATGTTTCCAGCGTTTGTTCTTCCAAGTCAGAGAAGAGTAGCGGTTCTCAAGGTCCCACATCTGCATCCCAAGTGTCAGATTTTACCCTTGAGTCTGGTGGAAATTTTATGTCCCCAACTCAATCCCCTCCTCTTCAGATGATGGATCGTGTGGGAGGATATGAATCATATGACCCGTTTAGAATTCCATCTGCAGTTTTCCAAAGAAGTAGATCAATCACTCCATTGGAATGGAGTATTGCTTCAAATGAATCCTTGTTTAGCATTCATGTTGGAAACAATAGTTTCTCCAGAGATCATGCGTTGATGTCAAGTGAGTTGAGTAAGTCTGACGAGTTAACGAAATCAGGGGAGTTGATGAAATCAGACGATTTGTTTGTGTTTAGCCCACCACCTGCAGTTATCACGTCAAGAGAAACTGAAGTGAAGAGTGCTGAATGTGAAGAGGAGCCTAAAATGGCAGATACCATAGAATATAACATAGAGGATAAGGAAGGTTTGATTGCAGAAGATCTAAGCGACAGAAACCTACCGCCTCCTGCAGTATCATGGAATTCCTCTAGTAAATCTCGCCACTCTGATAGAAGTCAAAGCAGCTCAGATTCATTCGCTTTCCCCAT TTTGGCCGATAAGGAGGCGCAGGGTGGAACTGTGCCTGTGCATGCTAAATTTCAAGGCACTCCAGTCTCTTCAAAATCAACAGCGAAGTGTTGGTTTCCCTGCTGTTCATGTTCTTGTTTCAAATTTAGTTGCTGTTCATGTTCTTGTTTCAAATGGTGTTGTTGTTTATGTTCTTGTTACAAGTCGAGTATCTGTTCATGTTCTTGTTGCAAATGGAGTTGCGGTTCatgttcttgttcttcttgttgCAAACAGAATTTatgttcatcttcatcttgtTGGACATGGAGCTGCTGCAGTAGTTGTCATTTTCGTCATTGTTGCCATTTTCATCCTCATTGTCACATTTATCCTTGTCATTTTTGTCGTTAA
- the LOC120081529 gene encoding ninja-family protein AFP3-like: MGEANEGGSRGMEKVPLPTEKYPTDLLQRFLCSNSHQTQIRGFNGEEDDAEEIELNLGLSLGGQFGVDKNSKKLIRSSSIAGTMLLRDDEASTPAAVSYPAALIRTSSLPPESEEEWRKRKELQTLRRMEAKRRRFEKQRNKDGIGMGTAGCFEEERREIEGLTGLNLRERRPGSGISTVAPPFGLSTWAAAARQALTGGIMDEIGKGKGGCISSGGGTGGGGLPGVGQPASQCSAESQGGSSSGMSELDSKQIQGSSSYGEARSSSQERGNPEAAGSSGSKMCENPFGSSKTETKNPSKKPDSGENRGREAGMTSMEDMPCVFTIGDGPDGRRVEGILYKYGKGEEVRIMCVCHGKFLSPAEFVKHAGGKNVAHPLRHIVVNPNSGPFL; encoded by the exons ATGGGGGAAGCAAATGAAGGAGGAAGTAGAGGAATGGAGAAGGTTCCTCTGCCAACTGAAAAATACCCAACAGATCTGTTGCAGAGATTCTTGTGTAGCAATTCACATCAGACCCAAATTCGGGGGTTtaatggagaagaagatgatgcaGAGGAGATTGAGCTTAATCTTGGGCTTTCACTTGGGGGTCAATTTGGGGTTGACAAAAATTCCAAGAAGCTGATTCGGTCATCTTCTATAGCCGGTACCATGCTTTTGAGGGACGATGAGGCCTCTACTCCGGCAGCCGTATCGTACCCGGCAGCGCTTATTCGGACCTCATCCCTTCCGCCGGAGTCGGAGGAGGAGTGGAGGAAGAGGAAGGAATTGCAGACGTTAAGGCGAATGGAGGCTAAAAGGAGGCGATTTGAGAAGCAGAGGAATAAGGATGGGATTGGGATGGGGACCGCCGGGTGTTTTGAAGAAGAGAGGCGTGAAATTGAAGGTCTTACAGGATTGAATTTGAGAGAGAGAAGGCCTGGTTCCGGTATTTCGACGGTGGCACCACCGTTCGGGTTGTCGACATGGGCTGCAGCTGCCCGACAGGCTCTTActggtggaattatggatgagaTTGGCAAAGGCAAAGGTGGCTGTATATCCAGTGGCGGCGGCACTGGCGGCGGAGGTTTACCCGGTGTCGGGCAGCCTGCGTCTCAGTGCTCTGCTGAATCGCAGGGCGGAAGCTCGTCGGGGATGTCGGAATTGGATAGCAAACAGATCCAAG GATCAAGCAGTTATGGTGAAGCGAGAAGTTCCTCACAAGAGCGAGGCAACCCAGAGGCTGCAGGTTCTTCAGGGTCGAAGATGTGTGAGAATCCGTTTGGCAGTTCCAAAACAGAGACGAAAAATCCATCCAAGAAGCCCGATTCAGGTGAGAACAGGGGGAGAGAAGCGGGAATGACGTCGATGGAAGACATGCCATGTGTGTTCACAATAGGGGACGGGCCAGACGGGAGACGGGTGGAAGGAATTCTTTACAAGTATGGAAAAGGGGAGGAAGTGAGGATAATGTGTGTTTGCCATGGGAAGTTTCTGTCACCAGCTGAGTTTGTGAAGCATGCTGGTGGAAAAAACGTGGCTCATCCCTTAAGACACATTGTTGTCAATCCAAATTCTGGTCCTTTTTTGTGA
- the LOC120082125 gene encoding pentatricopeptide repeat-containing protein At1g69290, with translation MWKRVLCSIPHRSFSSAPETPSLYSFLQPSLFALKKTPFSPSQDSSHLRQDPTPQILTPDRVAAVETALHKSLLTSDTDEAWKSFKLLTKSSVFPCKSLINSLIAHLSSIGDVHNLKRAFASMVFVIEKKPELLDFESVKALLASMKRANTAVPALSLIKCMFKNRCFVPFSVWGNELVDICRQSGSLIPFLRVFEENCRIALDEKLDFMKPDLIACNAALEGCCHELQSITDAEKVVETMSLLYLRPDEVSFGALAYLYALKGLEQKIIELEVLMGSFGFTRKVLFFSNLVSGYVNASNFAAVSKTMLRSLKGEGGAHVHFGEKTYVEMVKGFIQSGNLKELSALIVDAQNLESSSEVDGSIGFGIINACVNIGWLDKVQDILKEIKSQGVSLGLEVYLPILKAYRKEHRTAEATQLIMDISSSGIQLGAESYDALIEASMSNQDFQSAFALFRNMRETRKYDTKASYLTIMTGLMENHRPELMAAFLDEVVEDPLVEVGTHDWNSIIHAFCKAGRLEDARRTFRRMKFLQFEPNEQTFLSLINGYVSAERYFYVLMLWNELKWKVTANGERGIKLDNNLVDAFLYALVKGGFFDAVMQVVEKTKDTKIFIDKWKYKQAFMETHKKLKVAKLRRRNHRKMESLIAFKNWAGLNA, from the coding sequence ATGTGGAAAAGAGTTCTGTGTTCAATTCCTCACAGATCGTTTTCTTCTGCACCAGAAACCCCATCCCTCTACTCCTTCCTCCAACCCTCCCTTTTTGCCCTAAAGAAAACCCCATTTTCGCCTTCTCAAGACTCCTCCCACCTCCGTCAGGATCCAACTCCTCAAATTTTAACTCCGGATCGCGTCGCCGCCGTAGAAACTGCCCTCCACAAGTCCCTCCTCACCAGCGACACTGATGAGGCATGGAAATCCTTCAAATTGCTCACGAAAAGCTCTGTTTTCCCATGTAAGTCTCTTATCAATTCACTTATTGCCCACTTGTCCTCAATTGGGGACGTTCATAATCTGAAAAGGGCCTTTGCATCTATGGTGTTTGTTATTGAGAAGAAACCTGAACTGTTGGATTTTGAGTCTGTTAAAGCTTTATTGGCTTCTATGAAACGTGCCAACACTGCTGTTCCTGCTCTTTCTTTGATTAAATGCATGTTTAAGAATCGATGCTTCGTGCCTTTTAGTGTCTGGGGCAATGAACTTGTCGATATTTGCAGACAGAGTGGGAGTTTGATTCCCTTTTTAAGAGTTTTTGAAGAGAACTGTAGGATTGCTTTAGATGAGAAGTTGGATTTTATGAAACCAGATCTTATTGCTTGTAATGCAGCACTTGAGGGGTGTTGCCatgagcttcaatctataacaGATGCCGAGAAAGTTGTTGAAACGATGTCACTTTTGTATCTTCGGCCTGATGAAGTGAGTTTTGGTGCTCTTGCTTATTTGTATGCATTGAAGGGGCTTGAACAGAAAATAATCGAGTTAGAAGTCTTGATGGGAAGTTTTGGTTTTACTCGTAAAGTTCTCTTTTTTAGTAATTTGGTAAGTGGATACGTTAACGCGAGCAACTTTGCTGCTGTTTCCAAGACTATGTTGCGTAGTTTAAAAGGTGAAGGTGGAGCACATGTACATTTTGGTGAAAAAACATATGTGGAAATGGTTAAGGGCTTTATTCAAAGTGGAAATCTGAAGGAATTATCTGCATTGATTGTCGATGCTCAGAATTTAGAGTCTTCATCAGAAGTTGATGgatctattggatttggtatcATTAATGCATGTGTTAATATTGGATGGTTGGATAAGGTGCAAGATATTCTGAAAGAAATCAAATCCCAGGGAGTTTCTCTGGGCCTTGAAGTCTATCTGCCAATCTTGAAAGCTTACCGGAAGGAGCATCGAACAGCTGAAGCCACCCAATTGATCATGGATATTAGCAGTTCTGGGATTCAGTTGGGTGCAGAGAGTTACGATGCTTTAATAGAGGCATCAATGTCGAACCAAGATTTTCAGTCAGCTTTTGCTTTGTTCAGGAATATGAGAGAAACAAGAAAATATGACACGAAAGCTAGTTATCTAACTATTATGACTGGCTTAATGGAGAACCATAGGCCTGAGTTGATGGCTGCCTTCTTAGACGAAGTTGTTGAAGATcctcttgttgaagttggaaCTCATGATTGGAACTCTATTATACATGCCTTTTGCAAAGCTGGAAGACTCGAGGATGCGAGGAGAACATTCCGAAGAATGAAATTTCTGCAATTTGAACCAAATGAGCAGACCTTCTTGTCCCTAATAAATGGTTATGTGTCTGCAGAGAGATATTTCTATGTTCTGATGCTGTGGAACGAACTAAAGTGGAAGGTTACAGCAAATGGGGAGAGAGGTATCAAACTTGACAACAACTTGGTTGATGCATTCCTGTATGCTTTGGTCAAGGGAGGTTTCTTCGATGCCGTGATGCAAGTTGTTGAAAAAACTAAGGATACGAAGATCTTCATTGATAAATGGAAATATAAGCAAGCATTCATGGAGACTCATAAGAAACTCAAAGTGGCAAAGTTGAGGAGGAGGAACCACCGGAAAATGGAATCACTAATTGCTTTCAAGAACTGGGCTGGTCTGAATGCTTGA
- the LOC120081528 gene encoding uncharacterized protein LOC120081528 isoform X1: protein MAATGRRERSSHLTEHPVIIELGSSKHSEGTGGEGVSFSPTEQLGYGSSSSINLLEISDLAQVGSNVDRPEADTICFGNPGRGMYQLQFKDDDSDVSSVCSSKSEKSSGSQGPTSASQVSDFTLESGGNFMSPTQSPPLQMMDRVGGYESYDPFRIPSAVFQRSRSITPLEWSIASNESLFSIHVGNNSFSRDHALMSSELSKSDELTKSGELMKSDDLFVFSPPPAVITSRETEVKSAECEEEPKMADTIEYNIEDKEGLIAEDLSDRNLPPPAVSWNSSSKSRHSDRSQSSSDSFAFPIKKKCACPSCYSSNCSQAFCYCLRPRCYPTWSSCCCWNCSRTFCYCWNRSRKGFCCHTSNILADKEAQGGTVPVHAKFQGTPVSSKSTAKCWFPCCSCSCFKFSCCSCSCFKWCCCLCSCYKSSICSCSCCKWSCGSCSCSSCCKQNLCSSSSCWTWSCCSSCHFRHCCHFHPHCHIYPCHFCR from the exons ATGGCAGCGACGGGTAGACGTGAAAGAAGTTCACATTTAACAGAACACCCGGTTATAATAGAGTTAGGTAGTAGTAAACATTCTGAAGGTACTGGAGGGGAAGGCGTTTCATTTTCCCCAACCGAACAGCTGGGATATGGGTCTTCATCGTCTATAAATTTGTTGGAAATATCAGATCTCGCTCAAGTTGGTTCAAATGTTGACCGACCTGAAGCAGATACGATTTGCTTCGGAAATCCCGGTCGTGGTATGTACCAGCTTCAATTTAAAGATGATGATAGCGATGTTTCCAGCGTTTGTTCTTCCAAGTCAGAGAAGAGTAGCGGTTCTCAAGGTCCCACATCTGCATCCCAAGTGTCAGATTTTACCCTTGAGTCTGGTGGAAATTTTATGTCCCCAACTCAATCCCCTCCTCTTCAGATGATGGATCGTGTGGGAGGATATGAATCATATGACCCGTTTAGAATTCCATCTGCAGTTTTCCAAAGAAGTAGATCAATCACTCCATTGGAATGGAGTATTGCTTCAAATGAATCCTTGTTTAGCATTCATGTTGGAAACAATAGTTTCTCCAGAGATCATGCGTTGATGTCAAGTGAGTTGAGTAAGTCTGACGAGTTAACGAAATCAGGGGAGTTGATGAAATCAGACGATTTGTTTGTGTTTAGCCCACCACCTGCAGTTATCACGTCAAGAGAAACTGAAGTGAAGAGTGCTGAATGTGAAGAGGAGCCTAAAATGGCAGATACCATAGAATATAACATAGAGGATAAGGAAGGTTTGATTGCAGAAGATCTAAGCGACAGAAACCTACCGCCTCCTGCAGTATCATGGAATTCCTCTAGTAAATCTCGCCACTCTGATAGAAGTCAAAGCAGCTCAGATTCATTCGCTTTCCCCAT AAAGAAGAAGTGTGCATGCCCATCGTGTTACTCTTCTAACTGTAGTCAGGCGTTCTGCTACTGTTTGCGGCCACGTTGCTACCCTACATGGTCGAGTTGCTGTTGCTGGAACTGTAGCAGGACGTTCTGCTATTGTTGGAACCGTAGCCGAAAAGGATTTTGTTGTCACACCTCTAACAT TTTGGCCGATAAGGAGGCGCAGGGTGGAACTGTGCCTGTGCATGCTAAATTTCAAGGCACTCCAGTCTCTTCAAAATCAACAGCGAAGTGTTGGTTTCCCTGCTGTTCATGTTCTTGTTTCAAATTTAGTTGCTGTTCATGTTCTTGTTTCAAATGGTGTTGTTGTTTATGTTCTTGTTACAAGTCGAGTATCTGTTCATGTTCTTGTTGCAAATGGAGTTGCGGTTCatgttcttgttcttcttgttgCAAACAGAATTTatgttcatcttcatcttgtTGGACATGGAGCTGCTGCAGTAGTTGTCATTTTCGTCATTGTTGCCATTTTCATCCTCATTGTCACATTTATCCTTGTCATTTTTGTCGTTAA
- the LOC120081528 gene encoding uncharacterized protein LOC120081528 isoform X3 translates to MAATGRRERSSHLTEHPVIIELGSSKHSEGTGGEGVSFSPTEQLGYGSSSSINLLEISDLAQVGSNVDRPEADTICFGNPGRGMYQLQFKDDDSDVSSVCSSKSEKSSGSQGPTSASQVSDFTLESGGNFMSPTQSPPLQMMDRVGGYESYDPFRIPSAVFQRSRSITPLEWSIASNESLFSIHVGNNSFSRDHALMSSELSKSDELTKSGELMKSDDLFVFSPPPAVITSRETEVKSAECEEEPKMADTIEYNIEDKEGLIAEDLSDRNLPPPAVSWNSSSKSRHSDRSQSSSDSFAFPIKKKCACPSCYSSNCSQAFCYCLRPRCYPTWSSCCCWNCSRTFCYCWNRSRKGFCCHTSNMYAPYSSTLLTMLKFGR, encoded by the exons ATGGCAGCGACGGGTAGACGTGAAAGAAGTTCACATTTAACAGAACACCCGGTTATAATAGAGTTAGGTAGTAGTAAACATTCTGAAGGTACTGGAGGGGAAGGCGTTTCATTTTCCCCAACCGAACAGCTGGGATATGGGTCTTCATCGTCTATAAATTTGTTGGAAATATCAGATCTCGCTCAAGTTGGTTCAAATGTTGACCGACCTGAAGCAGATACGATTTGCTTCGGAAATCCCGGTCGTGGTATGTACCAGCTTCAATTTAAAGATGATGATAGCGATGTTTCCAGCGTTTGTTCTTCCAAGTCAGAGAAGAGTAGCGGTTCTCAAGGTCCCACATCTGCATCCCAAGTGTCAGATTTTACCCTTGAGTCTGGTGGAAATTTTATGTCCCCAACTCAATCCCCTCCTCTTCAGATGATGGATCGTGTGGGAGGATATGAATCATATGACCCGTTTAGAATTCCATCTGCAGTTTTCCAAAGAAGTAGATCAATCACTCCATTGGAATGGAGTATTGCTTCAAATGAATCCTTGTTTAGCATTCATGTTGGAAACAATAGTTTCTCCAGAGATCATGCGTTGATGTCAAGTGAGTTGAGTAAGTCTGACGAGTTAACGAAATCAGGGGAGTTGATGAAATCAGACGATTTGTTTGTGTTTAGCCCACCACCTGCAGTTATCACGTCAAGAGAAACTGAAGTGAAGAGTGCTGAATGTGAAGAGGAGCCTAAAATGGCAGATACCATAGAATATAACATAGAGGATAAGGAAGGTTTGATTGCAGAAGATCTAAGCGACAGAAACCTACCGCCTCCTGCAGTATCATGGAATTCCTCTAGTAAATCTCGCCACTCTGATAGAAGTCAAAGCAGCTCAGATTCATTCGCTTTCCCCAT AAAGAAGAAGTGTGCATGCCCATCGTGTTACTCTTCTAACTGTAGTCAGGCGTTCTGCTACTGTTTGCGGCCACGTTGCTACCCTACATGGTCGAGTTGCTGTTGCTGGAACTGTAGCAGGACGTTCTGCTATTGTTGGAACCGTAGCCGAAAAGGATTTTGTTGTCACACCTCTAACATGTATGCTCCGTACTCTTCAACATTATTAACAATGTTAAAA TTTGGCCGATAA